The sequence AACTCTAATGCATTTTTACTGCCTAAAGGATGAGAGTTACCACTTATATAAGCATGTTGAATGGCTTTAGTATTTCGATTTAGCATCGAGAGTTTACTGGTTGCGCTGCCCATGGCCGATGGATTCTGATTACGGTATTCCTCATCGAATTCATTGGTGTAATAACGCTTCAAGGCTGAGTCGTCTCTCATGCTACTCTGCTGAGCATAATCAAAAAACTCTTGAGGCAGATGAAGCATCACATCGCTAACCATCTCACCGTTAGACAGGGTGATCATCTCTTTCTCAATCGTTGAGAAATATCTTTCGACTTGAGACTTTTGAATTTCTCGAATAGCAACAAGTTGCTCAAACGCCCGCTTCTCTAATGCAACCGATGCAATAGAAGAAGACTTCCAGCCAACCAGCGATCCTGCTGTAAAAATACCAATCCCTGATAACAACACCGAAGCCAACACGATTTTGCTGGAGATTTTCATGAGCCGTTTTCCACCTAAACTAGATTAGTCTTTAAAGTTTAGTAGAAATGAAAAAACTCGCTGAAAAGTGCGGGTTTACGATTTTTAATCAATAAAAAAGGCCGCGAATGCGGCCTTTCATCTTAAACATCGAATCTTACTTGATGCGTTTATGCAACTCTTGTATCGAAGTCACAGTACTTCTGTCATCGGCAGCATGTGCCATACATGTCGCAAAAGCAGCATTCAGAGTCGTGGTGTAATCCACCTTGTATCGCAATGCACCACGTCTAAGCTGGCGAGAATCTTCAATCGCTTGACGCCCTTCGGTAGTGTTAACGATATAGGTATATTCACCATTCTTGATACGGTCAAGAATATGCGGACGCCCTTCATGTACCTTGTTGACCAGACGTGGATTAATCCCCGCCTCGCCTAAGATAATTGCTGTACCATGGGTAGCATCGATTTCATATCCCAGAGCAATAAGGTTCGAAGCCAGATCTGCAACTCTTTGCTTATCGCTGTTACGAACCGATAGCAAGGCACGACCGGATTTAGGCACGGCAGCCGTGGCACCAAGTTGCGCTTTGGCGTACGCTTCGGCGAAAGTATCACCTATGCCCATCACTTCACCGGTAGAACGCATCTCAGGGCCAAGCAAAGGATCGACACCCGGGAACTTGTTAAACGGCAACACGACCTCTTTCACCGAGAAGAAAGGTGGAATCACTTCCTCGGTAAAATTTTGCGACTTGAGGCTTTGACCCGCCATAACACGGGCGGCTATCTTAGCTAAAGGTACACCGGTCGCCTTAGACACAAATGGCACTGTACGTGCGGCGCGAGGGTTAACTTCGATCATATAGATCTCATCATCCTTCACGGCAAACTGTACATTCATCAAGCCAATAACCCCAAGCTCCATGGCCAACTTGCCAACCTGTTCACGCATGCGGTTCTGCACATCTTCACTAAGACTATAGGGAGGCAATGAACAACCTGAGTCACCTGAGTGTACGCCGGCTTGCTCGATATGCTCCATGATAGAGCCGATAACCACAGTCTCACCATCACAGATAGCATCGATATCGATCTCAATGGCATTATCTAAGAAACGGTCAAGCAAGACAGGAGATGAGTTTGACACGCTCACAGCTTCATTAAAATAGCGACGCAGGTCTTGCTCATCATAGACGATTTCCATCGCACGACCACCGAGTACATAAGACGGACGTACAACTAACGGATAACCGATACGCTCAGCCGAGATAATGGCACTTTCCACTGTAGTCACGGTATCATTTTCAGGCTGCTTCATCTCCAGACGCTGAATCGCCTGCTGGAAACGCTCTCTGTCTTCGGCGCGGTCAATCGCATCAGGGCTTGTACCTATAATAGGTACACCGGCTGCTTCGAGCTCACGAGCTAACTTAAGCGGTGTTTGACCACCATATTGCACGATAACGCCCTTAGGCTTCTCGATGCGAACAATCTCCAGCACATCTTCCAGAGTTACAGATTCGAAATAGAGTCTGTCGGACGTATCGTAATCAGTTGATACAGTCTCAGGGTTACAGTTGACCATGATGGTCTCATAACCGTCTTCACGTAATGCGAGAGCCGCATGAACACAACAATAATCGAACTCGATCCCCTGGCCAATTCTGTTAGGTCCGCCGCCTAAGATCATGATCTTGTCACGATCTGATGGGTTCGCCTCACACTCTTCCTCATAGGTAGAGTACATGTAAGCGGTGTCCGTTGAGAACTCGGCGGCGCAAGTATCGACGCGCTTATAGACAGGATAAATCCCATGCTTATGACGCAGTTTGCGAAGTTCTGACTCACTGACACCAAGCAAATCTGACAGACGTAAATCGGAGAAGCCTTTACGCTTAAGTTGGCGCAAGAAGACCTCATTCAGGCCCGACATGCCAGTGTCTTTAACCTGAGTCTCAAAATTAATCAGATCTTGTATCTGTACCAGGAACCAAGGATCAACATTAGTCAGCTCGAAGATATCATCGAGAGAGAGGCCGGCACGGAAGGCATCGGCAATATACCAAATTCTGTCTGCGCCAGGTTCTTTGAGTTCATGGCGAATTCGCTGCATCGCATCGGCGTCTTCGATATCGATAATGGGATCTAGACCATTCTTACCAACTTCCAGACCACGTAAGGCCTTTTGCAGTGATTCCTGGAACGTACGGCCAATGGACATCACTTCACCAACCGACTTCATCTGAGTCGTTAGACGGTCATTTGCACCGGCAAACTTTTCGAAGTTGAAGCGCGGCATCTTGGTAACCACATAATCGATAGCTGGCTCGAACGAAGCGGGTGTATTACCACCAGTAATATCGTTTTTAAGCTCATCGAGAGTGAAACCTACAGCAAGTTTTGCTGCAATTTTCGCAATAGGGAAACCTGTTGCCTTAGACGCTAATGCCGAAGATCGAGAAACACGTGGGTTCATCTCGATAATAACCATACGTCCATCTTTTGGATTGATACCGAACTGTACGTTAGAACCACCAGTCTCGACACCAATCTCACGCAGAACCGCCAGTGATGCATTACGCATCAACTGATACTCTTTATCTGTCAGAGTCTGCGCAGGAGCCACAGTGATCGAGTCACCGGTATGAACACCCATGGCGTCGAAGTTTTCGATAGCGCAGACTATGATGCAGTTATCGTTGCGATCACGTACCACTTCCATCTCATACTCTTTCCAACCGATAAGAGACTCATCGATTAGCAACTCACTGGTCGGAGAAAGGTCTAGACCCAATGTACAGATCTCGACGAACTCCTCCCTGTTATAAGCGATACCACCGCCACTACCGCCCATGGTAAACGATGGGCGAATAATACAAGGAAAACCAACTTCAGCTTGAACCGCATGAGCTTCTTCCATCGTGTGAGCGATGCCCGCACGTGGACACTCAAGACCAATGGCCTTCATCGCCTTATCAAAACGGCTACGGTCTTCGGCTTTATCGATAGCATCGGCAGTAGCACCGATCATATCGACATTAAATTCTTTCAATACGCCTTTGCTTTCCAGCTCCAGAGCACAGTTAAGCGCCGTCTGGCCACCCATAGTAGGTAGAATCGCATCGGGGCGTTCTTTAGCGATAATGTTACGAACAACTTCCCAATGAATAGGCTCGATATATGTTGCATCGGCCATCTCGGGATCTGTCATGATCGTGGCAGGGTTAGAGTTAACAAGAATAACTCGATAACCTTCTTCACGTAGCGCCTTACACGCCTGGGCACCGGAGTAATCAAACTCACATGCCTGACCGATAACGATCGGACCCGCACCCAGAATAAGAATACTTTTTATATCTGTACGTTTTGGCATTGCTTAAACCTTCTCCTGACTACTTGGCGTTTTGACGATATAGCTCGATAAGTTCAATGAAGTGATTGAACAAAGGCGCTGCATCATGTGGACCTGGACTCGCTTCAGGATGTCCCTGAAAGCTAAATGCAGGTTTGTCTGTCAAATGTATACCTTGCAATGAGCCATCAAACAGTGACTTATGAGTCACCTTGATGTTGGCTGGTAAGCTTGCTTCATCAGCAGCAAAACCGTGGTTTTGGCTGGTG is a genomic window of Shewanella psychrophila containing:
- the carB gene encoding carbamoyl-phosphate synthase large subunit encodes the protein MPKRTDIKSILILGAGPIVIGQACEFDYSGAQACKALREEGYRVILVNSNPATIMTDPEMADATYIEPIHWEVVRNIIAKERPDAILPTMGGQTALNCALELESKGVLKEFNVDMIGATADAIDKAEDRSRFDKAMKAIGLECPRAGIAHTMEEAHAVQAEVGFPCIIRPSFTMGGSGGGIAYNREEFVEICTLGLDLSPTSELLIDESLIGWKEYEMEVVRDRNDNCIIVCAIENFDAMGVHTGDSITVAPAQTLTDKEYQLMRNASLAVLREIGVETGGSNVQFGINPKDGRMVIIEMNPRVSRSSALASKATGFPIAKIAAKLAVGFTLDELKNDITGGNTPASFEPAIDYVVTKMPRFNFEKFAGANDRLTTQMKSVGEVMSIGRTFQESLQKALRGLEVGKNGLDPIIDIEDADAMQRIRHELKEPGADRIWYIADAFRAGLSLDDIFELTNVDPWFLVQIQDLINFETQVKDTGMSGLNEVFLRQLKRKGFSDLRLSDLLGVSESELRKLRHKHGIYPVYKRVDTCAAEFSTDTAYMYSTYEEECEANPSDRDKIMILGGGPNRIGQGIEFDYCCVHAALALREDGYETIMVNCNPETVSTDYDTSDRLYFESVTLEDVLEIVRIEKPKGVIVQYGGQTPLKLARELEAAGVPIIGTSPDAIDRAEDRERFQQAIQRLEMKQPENDTVTTVESAIISAERIGYPLVVRPSYVLGGRAMEIVYDEQDLRRYFNEAVSVSNSSPVLLDRFLDNAIEIDIDAICDGETVVIGSIMEHIEQAGVHSGDSGCSLPPYSLSEDVQNRMREQVGKLAMELGVIGLMNVQFAVKDDEIYMIEVNPRAARTVPFVSKATGVPLAKIAARVMAGQSLKSQNFTEEVIPPFFSVKEVVLPFNKFPGVDPLLGPEMRSTGEVMGIGDTFAEAYAKAQLGATAAVPKSGRALLSVRNSDKQRVADLASNLIALGYEIDATHGTAIILGEAGINPRLVNKVHEGRPHILDRIKNGEYTYIVNTTEGRQAIEDSRQLRRGALRYKVDYTTTLNAAFATCMAHAADDRSTVTSIQELHKRIK